A single genomic interval of Ictalurus furcatus strain D&B chromosome 20, Billie_1.0, whole genome shotgun sequence harbors:
- the crsp7 gene encoding mediator of RNA polymerase II transcription subunit 26, whose translation MTTASATPQQMRERLLQAIDSQSNICNMVAVLDVITYLEKYPITKEALEETRLGKLINDVRKKTKDEDLAKRAKKLLRNWQKLIEPSQNDSSSRGVQGTPGSANGSSHPCRTDTPPTVPPPSKKSPELKNRNDVHNTYSATAEKSRNRKHRGDQRDGPHPPTKIHKTFTYGHTFSSTPPSNGFSGSPEPFLEKQEDAPSDRNCPEHLDNDKQNKIPVNAVKPHPSSPGLTRLPSTSSLLKTSVLQQQTRTEGDGGDKHPVSSPQFSSSPHSVARETVAKRSSAYASKGTLLSPSHNSAQVPSLLPLTSPNQMSHADGRLTLDLEDSVPFNRSIERTSESLHNSTAQEPSELSRHNFSPEVPKAGSESANKKRKKYRSRDYMVNLQGQSSEDRTKPVRLKERRLTFDPVTGQIKPLTPKESHQEEECQGPPVFEPARIETPQQRPPTTAQNPFQQTNWKELSRNEIIQSYLNLQSNVLTSSGAQTHGAHFFMTEYLKQEENAVRESRKTHVLVPSGLTAELPGVSREVTHEDLHRIDQEHWPGVNGCYDTNGNWYDWTDCISLDSHGDETKLNILPYVCLD comes from the exons ATCTGTAACATGGTTGCAGTCCTTGATGTTATCACCTATTTGGAGAAATACCCAATCACTAAAGAAGCTCTTGAG gAAACTCGCTTGGGAAAGCTTATTAATGATGTCAGAAAGAAAACGAAAGACGAAGACCTTGCTAAACGTGCCAAGAAACTCCTTCGAAACTGGCAGAAACTGATTGAACCTAGCCAAAATGACTCTTCTTCTCGAGGAGTGCAAGGCACCCCAGGCTCAGCCAATGGCAGTTCTCATCCGTGCCGAACAGATACACCTCCAACTGTTCCCCCACCCAGCAAAAAATCTCCAGAActtaaaaacagaaatgatgTCCACAACACTTACTCAGCTACAGCAGAAAAGTCTAGAAACCGAAAACACAGGGGGGACCAAAGGGATGGTCCACATCCACCCactaaaatacacaaaacattcACGTACGGGCACACGTTTTCTTCCACCCCGCCATCAAATGGATTTAGTGGCAGCCCTGAGCCTTTCCTAGAAAAACAAGAAGATGCACCTTCTGATAGAAACTGCCCAGAGCATCTTGACaatgacaaacaaaacaaaatccctGTTAATGCTGTTAAGCCTCATCCGAGTTCTCCAGGGCTTACCAGACTCCCCAGCACTTCATCCTTACTCAAAACATCAGTGTTACAGCAGCAAACAAGAACAGAAGGAGACGGAGGTGACAAACATCCAGTCAGTAGCCCTCAATTCTCATCAAGTCCACATAGTGTAGCTCGTGAGACAGTGGCTAAGAGGTCTTCAGCTTATGCATCAAAAGGGACTCTGTTGAGCCCATCTCATAATTCTGCCCAAGTGCCCTCTCTCTTGCCTTTAACCTCCCCAAATCAAATGTCTCACGCTGATGGTCGTCTAACTCTAGACCTAGAGGACTCTGTTCCCTTCAACAGATCTATTGAGAGAACCTCTGAATCCCTTCATAACAGTACAGCACAGGAGCCTTCAGAACTGTCCAGGCACAATTTCTCACCTGAGGTTCCTAAAGCTGGGTCCGaaagtgcaaacaaaaaaagaaagaagtacaGGTCTAGGGACTACATGGTAAATCTTCAAGGCCAGTCCTCAGAGGACAGGACGAAGCCTGTGCGCTTAAAAGAGCGCAGATTGACTTTTGACCCAGTGACAGGACAAATCAAACCCCTCACTCCAAAGGAATCTCACCAAGAGGAGGAATGCCAGGGACCACCAGTTTTCGAACCTGCGAGGATTGAGACCCCCCAACAGAGGCCACCCACGACTGCTCAAAATCCTTTCCAGCAAACGAACTGGAAGGAGCTGTCCCGAAACGAGATCATTCAGTCCTACCTTAATCTTCAGAGTAATGTTCTGACTTCCTCTGGAGCTCAGACCCATGGTGCACACTTTTTCATGACCGAATATTTGAAACAAGAGGAAAACGCTGTTCGAGAATCAAGGAAGACTCATGTTTTAGTCCCGAGTGGCTTGACCGCTGAACTGCCAGGCGTAAGTCGAGAGGTGACACATGAGGACCTTCACAGAATAGACCAAGAGCACTGGCCAGGAGTTAATGGATGTTATGACACCAATGGAAACTGGTATGATTGGACAGACTGTATATCTTTGGATTCTCATGGTGATGAGACCAAACTGAATATTCTGCCATATGTCTGCCTAGACTGA
- the trnau1apb gene encoding tRNA selenocysteine 1-associated protein 1-like: MFNRMTSLWMGDLDPYMDENFIKQAFSTMGETAYGVKIITHRVTGGSAGYCFVELADEASVDRCVQRLNGKLVPGSNPPRKFKLNYATYGKRPEPGPEFSVFVGDLTPEVDDYQLHQFFLKKYPSCKGAKVVTDPYGNSKGYGFVKFGDESEQKKALEEFQNATGLGGKAIRISIAVNKSNKSNSYHNQSHNYNSNYQQQYYQQPYNNYYQHWGYDQYNSYNYGYNPYAIPPPVPHGMMGPPPPMGMPPVPPDMQSTTEQSQDATEEAEEENEEPNPPVDVESLNKQYMECSEELYDSLMNCYWQPLDCITSEIS; encoded by the exons ATGTTTAACAGAATGACAAGTCTGTGGATGGGCGAT TTAGACCCATACATGGATGAAAATTTCATCAAACAAGCTTTCAGCACTATGGGGGAGACGGCATACGGGGTGAAAATTATAACACACCGGGTAACAGG AGGCTCTGCGGGATATTGTTTTGTAGAATTGGCAGATGAAGCCAGTGTTGACCGGTGTGTCCAGAGGCTCAATGGCAAGCTTGTTCCAGGATCAAACCCT cCCAGAAAGTTCAAGCTGAATTATGCAACATATGGGAAAAGGCCTGAGCCTGG GCCTGAATTTTCTGTCTTTGTTGGAGACCTGACGCCAGAAGTCGATGATTATCAGCTACATCAATTCTTTCTGAAAAAATACCCTTCATGCAAAGGAGCCAAAGTTGTCACTGATCCCTATGGAAATTCAAA GGGCTACGGGTTTGTGAAATTTGGTGATGAAAGCGAGCAGAAGAAAGCCCTGGAGGAGTTTCAGAATGCTACAGGTCTGGGGGGCAAAGCAATCAGAATCAGTATCGCAGTCaacaaaag CAACAAATCCAACAGCTACCACAACCAGAGTCACAACTATAATAGCAATTACCAGCAGCAGTATTATCAGCAGCCCTACAACAATTACTACCAACACTGGGGTTATGATCAGTACAACAGCTACAACTACGGCTATAATCCTTATGCAATACCCCCTCCTGTTCCTCATGGGATGATGGGACCCCCTCCGCCAATGGGAATGCCCCCCGTACCCCCTGACATGCAGTCAACGACAGAG CAATCCCAGGATGCCACTGAAGAGGCTGAGGAGGAGAATGAAG AGCCAAACCCCCCAGTGGACGTGGAGTCACTGAACAAGCAGTACATGGAGTGTAGTGAGGAGCTCTATGACTCACTCATGAATTGCTACTGGCAGCCTTTAGATTGCATCACATCCGAAATCTCTTAA
- the cdyl gene encoding chromodomain Y-like protein, translating to MMATEELYEVERIVGKRKNKKGKMEYLVRWRGYTFEGDTWEPESNLISCMEFINEFNRQHSERPGDMASVRSTRRSPSTAVGYTSINNARKQMNRPQPHNSSATAASALSTPSTSVTKQLQPPQNALDKRDLDAKADTQQQPFLSTPTASTLRCSMDLVKSGIKILVPKSPMNSRADSEQSPSEAAHSLEQGGEEPDSVPPEVAVQEKSAGHVLVPGQERARMGTRPRTQAALPPPQVPITPAAVRTLNGKGASTLMEASSASGSASVQNGTAGVAAGSGVTGAIGKRRIEERSAIDKRLRFSVRQTESAYRYRDIVVKKQDGFTHILFSTKTSENNSLNPDVMKEVQSAMATASADDSKLVLLSAVGNVFCFGLDFIYLIRRLTDDRKRESIKMAETIRAFVNTFLQFKKPIIAAVNGPAVGIGASILPLCDVIWANEKAWFQTPYAIFGQTPDACSSVTFPHIMGVASANEMLLSGRKLTAQEACAKGLVSQVLWPGTFAQEVMARIRELVSCNSVVLRESKALVRNVNRAALEQANERECEALKRVWGSPQGMDSILKYLQKMNDF from the exons GTTGAGAGAATTGTTGGCAAACGTAAAAACAAGAAAGGTAAAATGGAGTATTTGGTTCGCTGGAGGGGCTATACTTTTGAAGGAGACACTTGGGAGcctgaatctaatctaatcagcTGCATGGAGTTTATAAACGAGTTTAATCGTCAGCACAGTGAGCGGCCCGGAGACATGGCCAGTGTGCGCTCTACACGCAGGTCTCCCAGCACAGCTGTGGGTTACACCTCCATCAACAATGCACGCAAGCAGATGAACAGGCCTCAGCCTCACAACAGCAGTGCAACTGCTGCGTCTGCTCTGAGCACGCCTTCCACCAGTGTTACAAAACAACTGCAGCCACCACAGAATGCACTGGATAAGAGGGACCTGGATGCTAAAGCAGACACACAACAGCAGCCTTTTTTATCCACTCCTACCGCCAGCACGTTACGCTGTAGTATGGACCTGGTGAAGTCTGGAATCAAAATCTTAGTGCCAAAAAGCCCGATGAACAGTCGAGCTGACTCTGAACAGTCTCCCAGCGAGGCAGCACACAGTCTGGAACAGGGCGGAGAGGAGCCCGACTCTGTCCCCCCTGAAGTGGCTGTGCAGGAGAAGTCTGCAGGACATGTCCTTGTGCCTGGACAGGAGCGGGCACGCATGGGCACACGGCCCAGAACACAGGCAGCTCTGCCTCCACCTCAAGTTCCTATCACACCTGCTGCTGTCCGCACACTGAACGGGAAAG GTGCATCAACACTTATGGAGGCCTCATCAGCGAGTGGATCAGCCAGTGTACAGAATGGCACAGCAGGAGTGGCAGCTGGCTCGGGTGTAACAGGTGCAATAGGCAAAAGAAGGATTGAGGAACGCTCTGCCATTGACAAGCGCCTGCGCTTCAGCGTTCGTCAGACGGAGAGTGCTTATCGCTATAGAGACATTGTTGTGAAGAAACAGGATGGCTTCACACACATTCTGTTTTCTACCAAGACATCTGAGAACAATTCACTAAATCCTGAT GTAATGAAGGAGGTTCAGAGCGCCATGGCAACAGCGTCAGCTGACGACAGCAAGTTGGTCTTACTGAGTGCAGTTGGAAATGTGTTCTGTTTTGGCTTGGACTTCATCTACTTAATCAGACGACTTACAGATGATCGCAAAAGAGAAAGCATCAAAATGGCAGAAACCATCAG GGCATTTGTGAACACATTTCTCCAATTCAAGAAACCAATTATTGCTGCTGTAAATGGACCTGCTGTTGGGATTGGAGCCTCCATCTTGCCCCTTTGTGATGTTATCTGGGCCAATGAGAAGGCATGGTTTCAAACCCCTTACGCCATCTTTGGCCAGACACCAGATGCGTGTTCCTCTGTAACGTTTCCTCACATCATGGGGGTTGCATCG GCTAATGAGATGTTGCTGAGTGGGAGAAAGCTGACAGCCCAGGAGGCGTGTGCTAAAGGCCTGGTATCCCAAGTGCTGTGGCCAGGTACCTTCGCTCAGGAGGTCATGGCTCGCATTAGAGAGCTAGTCTCTTGTAATTCAGTT GTTCTGCGGGAGTCCAAAGCGCTGGTGCGGAATGTTAACCGAGCCGCCCTGGAGCAGGCCAACGAGAGGGAGTGTGAGGCACTAAAGAGGGTGTGGGGCTCCCCACAGGGCATGGACTCCATACTGAAATACCTGCAGAAGATGAATGACTTCTGA